From a single Cryptococcus deuterogattii R265 chromosome 5, complete sequence genomic region:
- a CDS encoding U3 small nucleolar RNA-associated protein 19, translating into MVKSQKHAEEASKQKPNVASQDPSAQIQKLEVSLSTDDFNPNPLLPLISFARHNDPQVVHKAVWALHRVFIRYIADGKVAGLSGDLVTPAKKTEIEGEVDVKGWVRERLLEYVEVLGGLIRDAEPALRSSSIPLLFSLLAPLSASASSTPIIHIPYFRLLLHYLIFPRQSLRGAKPKQKGPEWKTVAANQCEDEAGVLPDDVAGIVSGEFWAAYDDIRWAFFKEAAQLAQTSLITPHSDNLLTLTLPLTNLPKVPADINAFYLPSFSSPPPDSNTTTTMKKSRSVRAKKGKAKAEVDALPEWMKAYESSDSESDSEVQSGKRKRTRTSQLSIHASIYSIASHTSVYTSLWESILSSVPLDEVWTRKILVGLHGEQGILAHFKKERRLRIADWLGSLVDAGGAMAMLAMNGLFVLMTEYNFEYPNFYTRLYSLLTPVLLHTKYRARFFRLLTIFLSSSLMPSTIIASFIKRLSLLCLTAPPQGIVMVLPFIYNLFKKHPGCMVLLQRKSSEDPLLVVSSFTPTTTTVNPKDVDPFDPEEKDPLKTKALESSLWEIAALQHHYLSSVSTLAKVFGEPFTKAEYNMEDFLDHSYNTLFETEANRRIKNAPALSIDIEAASGKDIVAFSAAKKNEGDEENGDLVTQLWAF; encoded by the exons ATGGTCAAATCGCAAAAACATGCTGAAGAGGCTTCTAAACAGAAGCCAAATGTAGCTTCTCAGGACCCGAGTGCACAGATTCAGAAACTTGAAGTATCTCTCAGCACCGACGACTTCAACCCGAATCCGCTGTTACCCCTCATCTCATTTGCGCGCCACAACGATCCACAAGTCGTTCACAAAGCCGTATGGGCTCTTCACAGAGTATTCATTAGGTACATTGCGGATGGAAAGGTAGCTGGATTGAGTGGTGATCTTGTGACTCCTGCCAAAAAAACGGAGATCGAAGGAGAGGTCGACGTGAAGGGGTGGGTCCGAGAGAGATTATTGGAATATGTTGAAGTTTTGGGTGGACTTATACGAGATGCTGAACCTGCATTAAGA tcttcatccatcccgctcctcttctcccttctcgcTCCTCTCTCCGCCTCAGCTTCATCCACTCCgatcatccacatccctTACTTCCGTCTTCTACTCCACTATCTCATTTTTCCTCGCCAGTCTTTACGTGGCGCAAAGCCCAAACAAAAGGGTCCTGAATGGAAGACCGTTGCTGCAAATCAATGTGAGGATGAGGCAGGTGTGTTGCCGGACGATGTGGCCGGGATTGTCAGTGGAGAATTTTGGGCGGCGTACGATGATATCAGATGGGCATTCTTCAAAGAGGCAGC TCAATTGGCTCAAACATCACTCATCACTCCGCACTCTGATAACCTTCTCACTCtgactcttcctctcacAAACCTTCCCAAAGTTCCTGCCGACATTAACGCTTTCTacctcccctccttctcctctcctccccccgACTCTAATACTACGACCaccatgaagaagagtcgaTCGGTACGAGCtaagaagggcaaggcaAAAGCCGAAGTCGACGCTTTACCCGAGTGGATGAAAGCGTACGAATCCTCCGACTCTGAATCCGACTCAGAGGTCCAATCTGGCAAACGCAAGCGCACACGTACATCCCAACTCTCCATTCACGCTTCCATCTACTCTATTGCCTCCCATACATCCGTCTACACCTCTCTGTGGGAATCCATACTCTCTTCAGTCCCTCTTGACGAAGtgtggacgaggaagattcTTGTGGGTCTCCATGGAGAGCAGGGTATATTGGCACATTtcaaaaaggagagaagattgagaatTGCCGACTGGCTGGGTAGTTTGGTTGATGCTGGTGGCGCGATGGCGATGTTGGCGATGAACGGGTTGTTCGTCTTAATGACAGAGTATAACTT CGAGTACCCTAACTTCTACACTCGACTGTACTCCCTTCTCACTCCCGTTCTCCTGCACACCAAATATCGTGCTCGTTTCTTCCGTCTGCTCaccattttcctctcttcatccctcatGCCTAGCACCATCATTGCGTCATTCATCAAAcgtctctctctcctctgtCTCACTGCCCCCCCACAAGGTATTGTCATGGTCCTTCCCTTCATATacaacctcttcaagaAACACCCCGGGTGCATGGTCTTGCTGCAGCGTAAATCTTCTGAAGATCCTCTGCTTGTGGTATCCTCGTTCACCCCTACGACCACGACTGTGAACCCCAAGGATGTCGATCCCTTCGACccggaggagaaggatccGCTCAAGACGAAAGCGCTCGAGTCGAGTCTGTGGGAGATTGCAGCGTTGCAGCACCATTACCTGTCTTCAGTCAGCACCCTTGCCAAGGTATTTGGCGAGCCTTTCACAAAGGCCGAATATAACATGGAAGACTTCTTGGATCACTCTTATAATACT CTTTTTGAGACAGAAGCCAATAGGCGAATCAAAAATGCCCCTGCGCTTAGCATCGACATTGAGGCTGCTAGTGGAAAGGATATTGTTGCATTTTCCGCCGCtaagaagaatgaaggggatgaggagaatggggaTCTGGTGACTCAACTTTGGGCATTTTAG
- a CDS encoding endoplasmic reticulum protein, with translation MRTSSRLRGVRFPFLFLSTLCLLIACLPTALGLQQELAGIVDWHKPLIGEPLLEPTPPLFVEGKEIDGGRVVQLTKKNLLAVLNAENGEIVWRQALEDNDPVVSFHVQDDTILLLSGPSASSARLFSLTTGHLLWHAPLLPLSQSHLITPVHLGTDAAYVPAQASEPASWLVLSDGKRITRLRSDKGDILWSMESPAAGSNMVFKQIMPSGNSVHILALHYSFAVQSLLTSTIALDKPIPRADFGQVPSVVQIPEQAIIASSHEPGAVRVVWIDHGRIRSLHLNEDGSLGEVKEILPGKGRLYGSIIDVGLRHKGYILGKREDGAVEILDVRDGKKVEEFELSKDSPERSDSVYSAAVTKRGVLVNRVYWSYHMGVGVVQSISIPASATSEVITSGFTFAFDDLAHGVILHAAVSPSVNEKHLPSLILITSSKAIQRMQFDGAQWTREESLADVTTVKFVDLGEPEVEEVREVLDEEGFGARLVRHLGELKDLPAYLVRFTKRFTSASYTSALRITPLNQSNLHRDQFGFQKLVVLSTHNGKLFAIDSSNGATVWTRNLGLMTEKGSEVKANGMWIVRQHEGGVLLAVLATKTVGKRVRTVTYHVDAYTGRVSGDVNPRTGLPEGTTLFEGTSREAFLTPFENCGSKSKVLGVVDDKERLHLWPGCKKVTKTMEEEADKLFFTTTTKSIEGTAIQGFTPSAAPVDEDSYIYTSNLIWSHPLREDEMILESQPITLDPIASFGRVLGDKSTLYKYLNPHLLIVSTFTPSTKGLNPVTQEEVGIGRVYVLDTISGETIIATEIDGVVKRGMIHVAMVENWLVYTWLAEGGYRIGSIEIYEDTEKKGVTPAVSSFVSKQVKTFAQTFIIPSEIKALGFTTSKAGITTKELIFVNNRNQITSIPRRLLDPRRPMGKPTSRDKEEMLIPYDNMIPIDTRKIISHKYQVQGTTSLLSSPALVESTSLLLAYGQDLFLTRGLTPSGTFDILSDNFNKIQLLLTLGGLSAGIFVARPAVKRKWLRMKWY, from the exons ATGAGGACGTCATCCCGGTTAAGAGGCGTAcgcttcccttttcttttcctttcgaccctttgccttctcaTCGCCTGCCTTCCGACAGCTCTCGGACTGCAACAAGAGCTCGCAGGTATCGTCGACTGGCACAAACCTCTGATCGGTGAACCGCTTTTAGAACCTACACCACCTTTGTTTGTGGAGGGTAAAGAAATTGATGGAGGGAGAGTCGTACAGCTGACTAAGAAAAACCTGTTGGCTGTTTTGAATGCTGAGAATGGTGAAATCG TATGGAGACAAGCGCTAGAGGATAATGACCCTGTCGTATCTTTCCATGTGCAGGATGACA CTATCCTTTTGCTCTCTGGTCCCAGCGCATCATCAGcccgtctcttctctcttacTACCGGCCATCTTCTCTGGCAcgctcctctccttccactcTCACAATCTCACCTGATTACCCCAGTCCACCTCGGCACTGATGCAGCATACGTTCCTGCTCAAGCTTCCGAGCCCGCCAGCTGGCTCGTTTTGAGTGACGGCAAGCGAATTACCAGATTGCGTAGCGACAAAGGGGATATTTTATGGAGTATGGAATCCCCCGCTGCAGGATCTAACATGGTATTCAAACAAATTATGCCATCTGGCAATTCCGTTCACATTCTCGCATTACATTACTCTTTCGCTGTGCAGAGTCTGCTCACCTCTACCATCGCTCTCGATAAACCCATCCCTCGAGCAGACTTCGGCCAAGTTCCCTCGGTTGTGCAAATCCCAGAACAAGCCATAATCGCTTCCTCCCATGAACCGGGTGCTGTCCGTGTTGTATGGATAGATCACGGTCGGATTCGTAGTTTGCATCTCAATGAAGACGGTAGCCTCGGTGAGGTCAAGGAGATCCTGCCCGGGAAGGGTCGTCTTTACGGGAGCATCATTGATGTTGGGCTTCGCCACAAGGGTTACATCCTCGgtaagagagaagacgGAGCGGTAGAAATTTTGGATGTGCGAGATGGtaagaaggtggaagagtTTGAGCTGTCTAAGGACTCGCCAGAGAGATCAGACTCAGTTTATTCAGCTGCGGTGACGAAAAGAGGTGTTCTTGTCAATAGGGTCTATTGGTCCTACCATATGGGT GTGGGAGTGGTTCAATCCATAAGCATTCCTGCATCAGCCACTTCTGAAGTGATCACTTCCGGTTTCACCTTTGCATTCGATGATCTCGCTCACGGTGTCATCCTTCAT GCCGCTGTATCCCCCTCTGTCAACGAAAAacaccttccttctctcatcctcatcacttCATCTAAAGCTATTCAACGAATGCAGTTCGACGGTGCTCAGTGGACGCGCGAAGAATCTTTGGCGGATGTGACGACTGTCAAGTTTGTAGATCTAGGTGAGCcggaagtggaagaggttaGAGAAGTTCTCGACGAGGAAGGATTCGGGGCTCGTTTGGTTAGACATTTGGGTGAATTGAAA GATCTCCCTGCCTATCTAGTCCGCTTTACCAAACGATTCACTTCAGCTTCTTATACCTCTGCTCTTCGAATCACCCCTCTCAACCAGAGTAACCTCCATCGCGACCAATTTGGCTTTCAAAAACTTGTCGTCCTTTCTACTCACAACGGTAAACTGTTCGCTATCGACTCTTCCAACGGCGCAACCGTCTGGACTAGGAATTTAGGGTTGATGACGGAAAAGGGTTCAGAGGTGAAAGCGAATGGGATGTGGATTGTGAGACAACATGAAGGAGGCGTCTTATTGGCTGTACTAGCCACCAAGACGGTGGGTAAGAGGGTGAGGACGGTAACTTACCATGTGGATGCCTATACGGGCCGGGTTTCGGGTGATGTCAATCCCCGTACAGGTCTTCCCGAAGGGACTACTCTATTTGAAGGCACGTCAAGGGAGGCATTCCTTACTCCCTTTGAGAATTGCGGCAGCAAATCAAAGGTTTTGGGGGTCGTCGATGACAAGGAAAGGCTACACCTCTGGCCTGGATGCAAAAAGGTAACCAAGAccatggaggaagaagcggatAAGCTATTTTTCactaccaccaccaaatcTATTGAGGGGACTGCCATTCAAGGCTTTACACCCTCTGCGGCCCCCGTCGACGAAGATAGCTACATCTACACTTCAAACTTGATTTGGTCCCATCCCTTgagggaggatgaaatGATCCTCGAATCCCAGCCAATTACTCTGGACCCTATCGCCAGTTTCGGCCGGGTGCTCGGCGACAAGTCTACTTTGTACAAGTACCTTAACCCACACCTCCTTATCGTCAGCACGTTCACCCCTTCCACCAAGGGCCTTAACCCTGTGACTCAAGAGGAAGTTGGGATAGGCAGGGTTTACGTGCTCGACACCATATCTGGTGAGACAATCATCGCCACTGAGATTGACGGAGTGGTGAAGAGAGGTATGATCCATGTTGCAATGGTGGAAAATTGGCTGGTGTACACCTGGCTTGCGGAGGGAGGGTACAGGATCGGATCAATAGAGATTTACGAAGAtaccgagaagaagggtgtgAC TCCTGCGGTATCCAGCTTTGTGTCCAAACAGGTAAAGACTTTTGCTCAgaccttcatcatcccttcCGAAATCAAGGCTTTGGGGTTCACCACTTCCAAAGCTGGTATCACTACTAAAGAACTCATCT TTGTGAACAACCGTAATCAAATTACCTCCATCCCTCGCCGTCTCCTTGACCCTCGTCGACCGATGGGCAAGCCTACATCGAGAGATAAGGAGGAAATGTTGATTCCATATGATAATATGATTCCCATCGATACTAGAAAAATTATTTCCCACAAATATCAG GTCCAAGGAACgacttcccttctttcttcccccgCTCTCGTTGAATCGACCTCTCTCCTCTTAGCGTATGGTCAAGATCTATTCCTCACTCGAGGTCTCACCCCCTCAGGCACCTTTGACATCCTCTCAGATAACTTTAACAAGATCCAATTACTGCTGACGCTGGGAGGCCTTAGTGCGGGTATCTTTGTAGCCAGGCCAGCTGTGAAGAGAAAGTGGTTAAGAATGAAGTGGTACTAG
- a CDS encoding pim1 protein + RNA transporter 2 has product MPPRRSTSRATSAKPSSRAPSSRLAKIPDASVPAANGNAKRRRVSDADEPVAKKGRPSTASIAGRGPKKIVQGINSIPSIPPVKTPHNALFVWGTGDQGQFGLGPDNLDEIGRPKLHSWFEEQIEEGNLSRDGKPGSGGLESVCCGGMHTLAIDEAGRVRSWGINDNAALGRITTDVPDPKNPGQMIPNEDLESYPYVVETLEQEGFRVVQVAAGDSISVAISEKGELRAWGSFRSNEGILGFDGVPGHPKFQYTPISLPALSKVQITQVSCGADHVLALTTTGHVYVWGKGEENQLGRRIISRRRINGLEPERLGLRNIVHVAAGIYHSFAVDNKGVVYGWGLNTFHQTGVAEHQDMIIAPTVVDALHPDKHNGSKVIKVSGGEHHSLFLFDNGEVWGCGRCDANELGLPEDHPAFEGIKERREELQREREERVEEKQKKLDEVLKKDKVDEEEKQKAEMELSEAQATLKVPPSGEYVPEPVRICFPPIPEKYEVVPEFPAYKDSKPEDNPVVDISAGMRHNLAVSKSGHLYAWGYGNLAQLGLGSEEVAEVPSLVRSKLLRPYRSVTVSAGGQHCVALAVKKPEGEQN; this is encoded by the exons ATGCCTCCCCGAA GATCTACGTCTCGTGCAACTTCGGCGAAACCCTCCTCTCGAGCTCCCTCATCTCGACTAGCAAAGATCCCCGACGCTTCTGTCCCTGCCGCCAATGGAAACGCCAAGCGACGAAGGGTATCTGATGCAGATGAACCAGTAGCAAAGAAGGGTAGGCCTAGCACTGCCAGCATCGCCGGCAGGGGACCAAAGAAGATTGTTCAAGGAATTAACtctatcccttccattcctc CCGTAAAGACTCCTCACAATGCCTTGTTCGTCTGGGGTACTGGAGATCAAGGTCAGTTTGGTTTGGGCCCCGACAATTTGGACGAGATTGGCAGGCCCAAATTGCATTCGTGGTTTGAGGAGCAGATTGAGGAGGGTAACCTCAGCAGGGATGGAAAGCCTGGGTCTGGTGGTCTCGAATCTGTCTGCTGCGGTGGTATGCATACGCTTGCCATTGACGAGGCTGGCCGA GTCCGTTCATGGGGTATCAATGACAATGCCGCCCTTGGACGTATCACTACTGACGTTCCTGACCCTAAGAACCCTGGTCAGATGATACCCAACGAAGATCTTGAGAGTTACCCTTATGTCGTTGAAACGCTTGAGCAGGAAGGTTTTAGGGTCGTTCAGGTTGCTGCTGGTGACAGTATCAGCGTTGCCATTTCTGAAAAGGGCGAATTGAGGGCATGGGGTAGTTTCAGG TCCAACGAAGGTATCCTTGGTTTTGACGGTGTGCCCGGCCACCCCAAATTCCAGTATAcccccatctccctccccgcccTCTCAAAAGTGCAGATCACTCAAGTTTCCTGCGGTGCTGACCATGTCCTCGCTCTCACTACTACCGGCCACGTCTACGTCTGGGGTAAAGGCGAGGAGAATCAGCTCGGCCGTCGTATCATCTCTCGTCGACGTATTAACGGTCTCGAACCTGAGCGTCTCGGTTTAAGGAACATTGTGCATGTCGCCGCTGGCATCTATCACTCTTTCGCTGTCGACAATAAAGGTGTAGTATACGGTTGGGGTCTGAACACGTTTCACCAGACTGGCGTCGCCGAACACCAAGACATGATTATCGCGCCTACTGTGGTGGACGCTCTTCATCCCGACAAGCACAACGGTAGCAAGGTCATCAAGGTTTCTGGTGGAGAGCACcactccctcttcttgtttgaTAACGGCGAAGTCTGGGGCTGCGGCCGATGTGACGCCAATGAGCTCGGGTTACCAGAGGACCACCCCGCGTTCGAGGGTAtcaaggaaaggagggaagagttgCAGCGtgaaagggaggaaagggtcgaggagaagcagaagaagctggatgAGGTGCtgaaaaaggacaaggtggacgaggaagagaagcaaaaggcGGAGATGGAGTTGTCAGAGGCACAGGCGACACTCAAggttcctccttctggaGAGTATGTCCCCGAGCCTGTTAGA ATATGCTTCCCCCCTATCCCTGAGAAGTATGAGGTGGTCCCCGAATTCCCTGCGTACAAAGATTCCAAGCCCGAGGATAACCCCGTTGTTGACATTTCTGCTGGAATGAGGCACAATCTTGCCGTCTCCAAGTCTGGCCACTTGTACGCTTGGGGCTACGGTA ATCTTGCACAGTTGGGCTTGGGTTCAGAAGAGGTTGCAGAAGTACCATCGTTGGTGAGGAGCAAACTTCTTCGTCCCTACCGCTCTGTGACTGTCTCCGCCGGTGGTCAGCACTGTGTAGCCCTGGCAGTGAAGAAGCCTGAAGGGGAGCAGAACTAG
- a CDS encoding mRNA-capping enzyme subunit beta: protein MSERRSYRASEKLPHDHYATFNDFLVLFHFPYGGMPTYIPIHDRSPYYANFPSPPSTSGQPRSLRYSSPDIDPDTPLPKMPSAHEADPVEQVNAVQSGNSLSRQGVGSQGAGQEEGHSRKRARTSPSHSGGNGSYNPRERTEESHHSHHDGHSEHASSGQHDSGQVYRPRHGPVPLTGSIFNLSPRNPFTSVVGDFIMNAAMGHSNVEIELKLGTFMTPSMPGQQPRRINMPTLSEMIIPHDYPNGPFVSTINHLHHRTLNELLNRAVESQSTLPTGRLYFSRSKLADSFYDHSEHGHGKVRVSRDMDSGQVVQAVEKRRIADMNVYCPGMAYDFRISVNTETPCEVPTGEAKSVRYKDRACYRHQICRVDLTSVFSSNPRNAAVPPSRSFELEIEVLDVPALLAEGAAQSERFDEILQNLLDSARMLVKNI, encoded by the exons ATgtcagaaagaaggagtTATAGAGCGTCAGAGAAGCTGCCACACGACCACTATGCTACATTTAACGATTTCTTAGTTTTATTCCACTTCCCTTACGGTGGCATGCCCACATACATCCCTATCCACGACCGTTCCCCATACTACGCCAActttccatctccgccTTCCACTAGTGGACAGCCCAGATCACTACGTTACTCCAGTCCAGATATCGATCCTGATACTCCGCTCCCAAAGATGCCTTCTGCTCATGAAGCAGATCCTGTGGAACAAGTCAATGCTGTCCAATCAGGAAATTCCCTCTCTAGGCAAGGGGTAGGGAGCCAAGGAGCGggacaggaagaaggacatAGTCGAAAAAGGGCTAGAACGTCTCCATCACACTCAGGTGGAAACGGTAGCTACAATCCGAGAGAACGGACAGAGGAGAGTCATCACTCGCATCACGATGGCCATTCTGAACATGCATCATCAGGCCAACATGATAGTGGACAGGTCTATCGACCGAGACATGGTCCAGTTCCCTTGACTGGCTCTATCTTTAATCTTTCGCCGAGGAATCCTTTTACTTCTGTCGTCGGTGACTTTATCATGAATGCTGCTATGGGCCATAGCAATGTCGAA ATTGAGCTCAAGTTAGGAACATTCATGACCCCGTCAATGCCCGGCCAGCAACCACGGCGGATTAACATGCCCACTCTCAGTGAGATGA TCATACCACACGATTATCCGAATGGACCATTTGtctccaccatcaatcATTTGCACCATCGTACGCTCAACGAACTGCTAAATCGTGCTGTCGAATCTCAAAGTACCCTCCCCACCGGACGGCTTTACTTTTCCCGCTCCAAGCTTGCCGACTCGTTCTACGATCACAGCGAGCACGGGCACGGTAAAGTGAGGGTTTCGAGGGATATGGATAGTGGACAAGTCGTACAGGctgtggagaagaggagaattGCGGATATGAATGTGTACTGTCCTGGTATGGCGTACGATTTTAGGATTAGTGTGAACACCGAAACGCCTT GTGAAGTACCGACGGGAGAGGCTAAATCTGTGCGATACAAGGATAGAGCGTGTTATAGACATCAAATCTGTCGAGTTGATCTCACTAGTGTGTTCTCTTCT AACCCAAGAAATGCCGCAGTTCCACCTTCGCGATCATTCGAGCTCGAAATTGAAGTTCTTGATGTCCCAGCATTACTTGCGGAAGGTGCTGCCCAAAGCGAACGGTTTGACGAGATCTTACAAAATCTCCTCGATAGTGCTCGGATGTTGGTGAAGAATATATAA